The following proteins are co-located in the Escherichia fergusonii ATCC 35469 genome:
- the agaC gene encoding PTS galactosamine transporter subunit IIC has protein sequence MHEITLIQGLSLAALVFVLGIDFWLEALFLFRPIIVCTLTGAILGDIQTGLITGGLTELAFAGLTPAGGVQPPNPIMAGLMTTVIAWSTGVDAKTAIGLGLPFSLLMQYVILFFYSAFSLFMTKADNCAKEADTAAFSRLNWTTMLIVASAYAVIAFLCTYLAQGAMQALVKAMPAWLTHGFEVAGGILPAVGFGLLLRVMFKAQYIPYLIAGFLFVCYIQVSNLLPVAVLGAGFAVYEFFNAKSRQQAQPQPVASKNEEEDYSNGI, from the coding sequence ATGCATGAAATAACCCTAATTCAGGGATTATCCCTGGCGGCGTTAGTTTTCGTTCTGGGGATTGATTTTTGGCTGGAAGCCTTATTTTTATTCCGCCCGATAATCGTTTGTACCCTTACAGGTGCTATTCTCGGTGATATTCAGACTGGCTTAATTACCGGTGGCCTGACAGAGCTGGCTTTCGCCGGATTAACCCCCGCAGGTGGTGTTCAGCCGCCCAACCCAATTATGGCGGGTCTGATGACCACCGTCATTGCATGGTCTACGGGCGTCGATGCCAAAACGGCAATTGGCCTTGGGCTGCCGTTTAGTTTGTTAATGCAGTACGTCATTCTGTTCTTCTATTCCGCTTTCTCATTATTCATGACCAAAGCCGATAATTGTGCGAAAGAGGCGGATACGGCAGCGTTTTCCCGGCTTAACTGGACAACGATGCTCATCGTCGCTTCAGCGTATGCGGTGATTGCTTTCCTCTGTACTTACCTGGCGCAAGGGGCGATGCAGGCGCTGGTGAAAGCGATGCCCGCCTGGCTGACCCACGGCTTTGAAGTGGCTGGCGGCATTCTGCCTGCCGTTGGTTTTGGCCTGCTGCTGCGCGTGATGTTCAAAGCGCAATATATCCCTTACCTGATCGCCGGTTTCTTGTTTGTTTGCTACATCCAGGTCAGCAACCTGTTGCCAGTTGCCGTACTGGGTGCAGGCTTTGCGGTGTATGAGTTTTTCAATGCGAAATCCCGGCAGCAAGCGCAACCGCAGCCCGTTGCCAGTAAAAATGAAGAAGAGGACTACAGCAATGGGATCTGA
- the agaB gene encoding PTS galactosamine transporter subunit IIB, with amino-acid sequence MSSPNILLTRIDNRLVHGQVGVTWTSTIGANLLVVVDDVVANDDIQQKLMGITAETYGFGIRFFTIEKTINVIGKAAPHQKIFLICRTPQTVRKLIEGGIDLKDVNVGNMHFSEGKKQISSKVYIDDQDLADLHFIKQCGVNIFIQDVPGDQKEQIPD; translated from the coding sequence ATGAGCAGTCCAAATATTCTCTTAACCCGTATTGATAACCGTCTGGTTCACGGTCAGGTTGGCGTGACCTGGACATCTACCATCGGTGCGAATCTGCTAGTAGTCGTGGATGATGTTGTCGCTAACGATGATATTCAACAAAAATTAATGGGTATTACCGCGGAAACCTATGGCTTTGGCATTCGTTTCTTTACTATCGAAAAAACCATTAACGTCATCGGCAAAGCTGCACCGCATCAGAAAATATTCCTGATTTGCCGTACGCCGCAAACGGTACGTAAATTGATAGAAGGTGGCATTGACCTGAAAGATGTCAACGTCGGCAATATGCATTTCTCGGAAGGGAAAAAGCAAATCAGCAGTAAAGTTTATATCGACGATCAAGATCTCGCGGACTTACACTTTATTAAACAATGCGGTGTGAATATTTTTATTCAGGACGTCCCCGGTGATCAAAAAGAACAAATCCCTGACTAA